The following coding sequences lie in one Myxococcus xanthus genomic window:
- a CDS encoding methyltransferase domain-containing protein — protein MSDLALGFYEGMAEEYHLLFANWPQVVERQGAMLDALLRRCEAPPPRRVLDCACGIGTQALGLAGRGYTVHATDLSPAAVARAEREARAMNVHLTTAVADMRALDAQVEGTFPVVLALDNAVTHLLTDEDLDAAARAMASKLAPGGLVVLSVRDADALVQSQPRFTSERLLEAPEGRRILFQIWDWAADGRTYTVHQFILRPEGKGWHTTEHTGVYRALQRVDLERALTRAGLMDTRWYTPEETGFHQPILTARRA, from the coding sequence ATGAGCGACCTGGCGCTGGGGTTCTACGAGGGCATGGCGGAGGAGTACCACCTGCTCTTCGCCAACTGGCCGCAGGTGGTGGAGCGGCAGGGCGCCATGCTGGACGCGCTGCTGCGCCGCTGCGAGGCGCCGCCGCCCCGGCGTGTGCTGGACTGCGCGTGTGGCATCGGCACCCAGGCGCTGGGACTGGCGGGCCGTGGCTACACCGTCCACGCCACCGATTTGAGCCCGGCCGCCGTGGCGCGTGCCGAGCGCGAGGCTCGCGCGATGAACGTGCACCTCACCACGGCCGTGGCGGACATGCGCGCGCTGGACGCGCAGGTGGAGGGCACCTTCCCGGTGGTGCTGGCGCTGGACAACGCGGTGACGCACCTGCTGACGGACGAGGACCTGGACGCGGCGGCGCGCGCCATGGCGTCGAAGCTGGCTCCCGGTGGGCTGGTGGTGCTGAGCGTGCGCGACGCCGACGCGCTGGTGCAGAGCCAGCCCCGCTTCACCTCGGAGCGGCTGCTGGAGGCGCCCGAAGGCCGCCGCATCCTCTTTCAAATCTGGGACTGGGCCGCGGACGGACGGACGTACACGGTGCACCAGTTCATCCTCCGCCCCGAGGGCAAGGGCTGGCACACCACCGAGCACACTGGCGTGTACCGTGCGCTTCAGCGCGTGGACCTGGAGCGGGCGCTCACGCGCGCGGGGCTGATGGATACGCGCTGGTACACGCCGGAGGAGACGGGCTTCCATCAGCCCATCCTCACGGCGCGGCGGGCCTGA
- a CDS encoding YebC/PmpR family DNA-binding transcriptional regulator, with product MGRIFETRKATMMARWNKMAKVFTRISKDIAIAVKAGGPNPDSNSTLRRVLQNARAANMPKDKVDAAIKRASGQSATDYEIVLYEGYAPHGIALLVETATDNVVRTVANVRMHFNKHSGNLGTAGSVAFMFQRMGVFRLNPEGLDLDSLELELIDHGLQEMGEGVGEKGEKQIIIRSAFADFGQLQAAIEAKGLVPVSADSEYVALNPIELPEDKATEVLELVDALEQDDDVQRVFHNLA from the coding sequence ATGGGACGCATTTTCGAGACACGCAAGGCCACGATGATGGCCCGCTGGAACAAGATGGCGAAGGTGTTCACGCGGATCAGCAAGGACATCGCCATCGCGGTGAAGGCGGGTGGGCCGAATCCCGATTCGAACTCCACGCTGCGCCGAGTGCTCCAGAACGCCCGCGCCGCGAACATGCCGAAGGACAAGGTCGACGCGGCCATCAAACGCGCGAGCGGCCAGTCGGCGACCGACTACGAAATCGTACTCTATGAAGGCTACGCGCCCCACGGCATCGCGCTGCTGGTGGAGACGGCGACGGACAACGTCGTGCGCACCGTGGCCAACGTGCGCATGCACTTCAACAAGCACAGCGGGAACCTGGGCACCGCGGGCAGCGTGGCCTTCATGTTCCAGCGCATGGGCGTGTTCCGGTTGAACCCGGAGGGGTTGGACCTGGACTCGCTGGAGCTGGAGCTCATCGACCACGGCCTCCAGGAGATGGGCGAGGGCGTGGGGGAGAAGGGCGAGAAGCAGATCATCATCCGCTCCGCCTTCGCCGACTTCGGCCAGCTCCAGGCCGCCATCGAGGCAAAGGGACTGGTGCCCGTCTCGGCTGACTCCGAATACGTGGCACTGAACCCCATCGAGCTGCCCGAGGACAAGGCCACCGAGGTGCTGGAGCTCGTGGACGCGCTGGAGCAGGACGACGACGTCCAGCGCGTGTTCCACAACCTGGCGTGA
- a CDS encoding winged helix-turn-helix transcriptional regulator produces MEHPLTRCARFEKASELMGKRWTGLILRILLAGPRRFGELGEEIGSISERVLSERLKELEAEGVVSRHVDAGPPIRVAYQLTEKGQALWKVVDELARWAERWVDVKPTSAARKRKSA; encoded by the coding sequence ATGGAGCATCCGCTGACACGGTGTGCGCGGTTCGAGAAGGCCAGCGAGCTGATGGGGAAGCGCTGGACGGGCCTCATCCTGCGCATCCTGCTCGCGGGGCCCCGGCGCTTCGGCGAGCTGGGTGAGGAGATTGGCAGCATCAGCGAGCGCGTCCTGTCAGAGCGGCTCAAGGAGCTGGAGGCGGAGGGCGTGGTGTCGCGTCACGTGGACGCGGGGCCTCCCATCCGCGTGGCGTACCAGCTCACGGAGAAGGGACAGGCGCTGTGGAAGGTCGTGGATGAGCTGGCGCGGTGGGCGGAGCGCTGGGTGGACGTGAAGCCCACCTCCGCCGCTCGCAAGCGCAAGTCCGCGTGA
- a CDS encoding metallophosphoesterase: MAAEREPLKPPREDIPAEDLRPYALSPREGLPVSDESMAAHPRQRADMVRWLHPAQLLRTGLDAVVAAVFGARADQRLIEAVVRPQVPYFDYSQEPMPEGGFWLDYVSDTGDGWNSTYAVARLLALPELTLPVQGPSHAESHATQRGRLLVFGGDGVYPGASREVYDERLVQPYEAAMRRSHAPSPDLFVIPGNHDWYDGLGAFLRLFCANRWIAGRRTRQSRSYFALKLPQRWWLIGTDVQLNSDIDVPQVEYFREVASHMGPDDRIILCNAEPAWILAATERRKGSYLENNLEYLQEKVFGRRINVFLAGDLHHYRRHEDAGGRQKITAGGGGAFLHPTHAPSAHVLRDGYTLQKSFPDERTSRKLARQNLLLIRHSPLFGLITGMLYLLLALAAYAEVGSFGMSQLSEVILAVANSMVARPWTLVLGMATIGGLIGLADPAFGKWRTLAGTLHGLGHIAAAFFVAWGATYFTVSGLGVCPELAADGIHCEAGWWHLAGKFLLSSGFTFLGGFLVGPFVMGLYLWLSVNRFGAHSNEAFISLALPDWKNFLRMRIGEDGRLTVFPVGIERVPRKWKETHAGPYAPAFDPDDPKATEPVLIEPPIRV, from the coding sequence ATGGCCGCTGAGCGCGAGCCGCTGAAGCCGCCACGAGAGGACATCCCCGCCGAGGACCTGCGTCCCTACGCCTTGTCCCCGCGCGAAGGTCTGCCGGTGTCGGACGAGAGCATGGCGGCGCATCCCCGGCAGCGGGCGGACATGGTGCGCTGGCTTCATCCCGCGCAGTTGCTGCGCACGGGCCTGGACGCGGTGGTGGCGGCCGTCTTCGGCGCGCGCGCGGACCAACGGCTCATCGAAGCGGTGGTGCGGCCGCAGGTGCCCTACTTCGACTACTCGCAGGAGCCGATGCCGGAGGGCGGATTCTGGCTGGACTACGTGTCGGACACCGGCGACGGCTGGAACTCCACCTACGCGGTGGCGCGGCTGCTGGCGCTGCCGGAGTTGACGCTGCCCGTGCAGGGCCCGTCCCACGCGGAGTCCCACGCCACCCAGCGAGGACGGCTGCTCGTCTTTGGCGGTGACGGCGTGTACCCCGGCGCCAGCCGCGAGGTGTACGACGAGCGGCTCGTCCAGCCCTATGAGGCGGCCATGCGGCGCTCGCATGCGCCCAGCCCGGACCTGTTCGTGATTCCGGGCAACCATGACTGGTACGACGGGCTCGGCGCCTTCCTGCGGCTGTTCTGCGCGAACCGGTGGATTGCCGGCCGGCGCACGCGGCAGAGCCGCAGCTACTTCGCGCTGAAGCTGCCCCAGCGCTGGTGGCTCATCGGCACGGACGTGCAGCTCAACAGCGACATCGACGTGCCGCAGGTGGAGTACTTCCGCGAAGTGGCCAGCCACATGGGCCCCGACGACCGCATCATCCTCTGCAACGCGGAGCCCGCGTGGATTCTGGCCGCCACCGAGCGGCGCAAGGGCAGCTACCTGGAGAACAACCTGGAGTACCTCCAGGAGAAGGTGTTCGGCCGGCGCATCAACGTCTTCCTCGCCGGGGACCTGCACCACTACCGGCGGCACGAGGACGCCGGCGGGCGGCAGAAAATCACCGCGGGCGGTGGCGGCGCGTTCCTCCACCCCACGCACGCGCCCTCCGCCCACGTCCTGCGGGACGGCTACACCTTGCAGAAGAGCTTCCCGGACGAACGGACGTCCCGGAAGCTGGCCCGGCAGAACCTGCTCCTCATCCGCCACAGTCCGCTGTTCGGGTTGATAACCGGCATGCTGTACCTGCTGCTGGCGCTGGCGGCCTACGCGGAGGTGGGCTCGTTCGGGATGTCGCAGCTTTCAGAGGTCATCCTGGCGGTGGCCAACAGCATGGTGGCCCGGCCATGGACGCTGGTGCTGGGAATGGCCACCATCGGCGGGCTCATCGGACTGGCGGACCCGGCCTTCGGCAAGTGGCGCACGCTGGCGGGCACGCTCCACGGGCTTGGACACATCGCCGCGGCCTTCTTCGTGGCCTGGGGCGCCACCTACTTCACGGTGAGCGGCCTGGGCGTGTGCCCCGAGCTCGCCGCGGACGGCATCCACTGCGAGGCGGGCTGGTGGCACCTCGCGGGCAAGTTCCTGCTGTCCTCGGGCTTCACCTTCCTGGGCGGCTTCCTGGTGGGGCCCTTCGTCATGGGCCTGTACCTGTGGCTGAGCGTGAATCGCTTCGGCGCGCACTCCAACGAGGCCTTCATCTCGCTGGCGCTTCCGGACTGGAAGAACTTCCTCCGCATGCGCATCGGTGAAGACGGACGGCTCACCGTCTTCCCGGTGGGCATCGAACGCGTGCCCCGCAAGTGGAAGGAGACCCACGCCGGTCCCTACGCGCCCGCGTTCGACCCGGATGACCCGAAGGCCACCGAGCCCGTGCTCATCGAGCCTCCCATCCGCGTGTGA
- a CDS encoding methyltransferase domain-containing protein, translating to MSKLLSLTGFGRYGPGPQLKQPEPLRQAGIPVESYRFDVAELERFWDGLQAQNAVIRHFCGFQPYWEKRPQYYFTWKQIEPLVAREDAVYVDIASTPSSLYLDVVRMLGRTRNIYAQDLVFPPGIHGHQIGGSAAELPLEDGSVDAMTLHCSFEHFEGTADTGFIREAGRVLRPGGKVCIVPLYLGEYAFTMCDPAWGYDIRRDAEPIIHLFPRWGERHGRFYDAITLKERVLAPAHAAGLQSRVFHFENIMDLHPTCYTHFGLVLEKPAKV from the coding sequence TTGTCGAAGCTGCTCAGCCTGACGGGCTTCGGCCGTTATGGCCCGGGTCCTCAGCTCAAGCAGCCCGAGCCGCTGCGCCAGGCCGGCATCCCCGTCGAGTCCTACCGCTTCGATGTGGCGGAGCTGGAGCGCTTCTGGGACGGGCTCCAGGCGCAGAACGCCGTGATTCGGCACTTCTGCGGCTTCCAACCGTATTGGGAGAAGCGGCCGCAGTACTACTTCACCTGGAAGCAGATTGAACCGCTGGTGGCGCGCGAGGACGCCGTCTACGTGGACATCGCCTCCACCCCGAGCAGCCTGTACCTGGACGTGGTCCGGATGCTGGGGCGGACGCGGAACATCTACGCGCAGGACCTGGTCTTCCCGCCGGGCATCCACGGCCACCAGATTGGCGGCTCCGCGGCGGAGCTTCCGCTCGAGGACGGCTCGGTGGACGCGATGACGCTGCACTGCTCCTTCGAGCACTTCGAGGGGACCGCGGACACGGGCTTCATCCGGGAGGCGGGGCGCGTGCTCCGGCCCGGCGGCAAGGTCTGCATCGTCCCGCTGTACCTGGGCGAGTACGCCTTCACCATGTGTGACCCCGCGTGGGGTTACGACATCCGCCGCGACGCGGAGCCCATCATCCACCTCTTCCCTCGCTGGGGTGAGCGGCACGGCCGCTTCTACGACGCCATCACCCTGAAGGAGCGCGTCCTGGCGCCCGCGCACGCGGCGGGGCTTCAGTCTCGCGTCTTCCACTTCGAGAACATCATGGACCTGCACCCGACCTGCTACACGCACTTCGGGCTGGTGCTGGAGAAGCCCGCGAAGGTGTGA
- a CDS encoding DUF962 domain-containing protein — MSDRIETYAEFWPFYLREHALPSTRWLHFTGTSLGLGLGVTAVATGRGALVPAALVAAYGFAWFSHFVIERNKPASFKYPLWSFISDFRMAGLMAIGRLAPHLERARAGGVGSGEVARAVPATQQAR, encoded by the coding sequence ATGTCCGACCGCATCGAGACCTATGCCGAGTTCTGGCCGTTCTACCTGCGGGAGCACGCGCTGCCGTCCACGCGCTGGCTTCACTTCACGGGCACCTCCCTGGGACTGGGGCTGGGCGTGACGGCCGTCGCCACGGGCCGCGGCGCGCTGGTTCCGGCCGCGCTCGTCGCCGCCTACGGCTTCGCGTGGTTCAGCCACTTCGTCATCGAGCGGAACAAGCCGGCGTCGTTCAAGTACCCGCTCTGGTCATTCATCTCCGACTTCCGCATGGCGGGGCTGATGGCCATTGGACGGCTGGCCCCGCACCTGGAGCGTGCCCGGGCGGGCGGCGTGGGCTCGGGTGAAGTGGCCCGCGCGGTGCCCGCGACGCAGCAGGCCCGCTAG
- a CDS encoding malonic semialdehyde reductase, with amino-acid sequence MATQQAGLDTNALNQLFLDARTHNAWLDKPVADDVLQQLYALARMAPTAANSQPVRIVFVKSREAKERLKPTLSPGNVDKTMNAPVTAIIAYDTAFYEKLPQLFPARDMKTGFLAMPAEAREKTAYMNSSLQGGYFILAARALGLDCGPMAGFDNAKVDAAFFPEGKWKSNFLINLGYGDAEKLFPRNPRLDFSEACRIE; translated from the coding sequence ATGGCAACGCAGCAGGCCGGCCTCGACACCAACGCGCTCAACCAGCTCTTTCTCGACGCCCGCACCCACAACGCGTGGCTCGACAAGCCGGTAGCGGACGACGTCCTCCAGCAGCTCTATGCACTGGCCCGGATGGCGCCCACGGCGGCCAACTCGCAGCCGGTGCGCATCGTCTTCGTGAAGAGCCGCGAGGCGAAGGAGCGGCTCAAACCCACCCTGTCCCCGGGCAACGTGGACAAGACGATGAACGCGCCAGTGACGGCCATCATCGCGTACGACACCGCGTTCTACGAGAAGCTTCCCCAGCTCTTCCCCGCGCGCGACATGAAGACGGGCTTCCTCGCCATGCCCGCGGAGGCCCGCGAGAAGACGGCCTACATGAACAGCTCGCTGCAGGGGGGCTACTTCATCCTCGCCGCGCGGGCGCTGGGCCTGGACTGCGGCCCCATGGCGGGCTTCGACAACGCGAAGGTGGACGCGGCGTTCTTCCCGGAGGGGAAGTGGAAGTCCAACTTCCTCATCAACCTCGGCTACGGCGACGCGGAGAAACTCTTCCCGCGCAACCCTCGCCTGGACTTCAGCGAGGCGTGCCGCATCGAGTAG
- a CDS encoding acyl-CoA thioesterase produces MPDSPLKDFPVVVSFPLHWGEMDAFGHANNTRTFTWFETARIHYFARIGLTGPSGAGDERTNRDGVGPILKATNAEYLRPVLFPTRLVAGCRATRIGTSSITLEHAVAGEDDGVLYTRGSCVIVTLRYATHEKVPVPPELRAAIEALEGRSFSS; encoded by the coding sequence ATGCCGGACTCGCCGCTCAAGGATTTCCCGGTGGTTGTCTCCTTCCCCCTTCACTGGGGTGAGATGGACGCCTTCGGCCACGCCAACAACACGCGCACGTTCACCTGGTTCGAGACCGCCCGCATCCACTACTTCGCGCGCATCGGCCTGACGGGGCCGTCCGGAGCGGGGGACGAGCGGACGAACCGCGACGGCGTGGGGCCCATCCTGAAGGCCACCAACGCGGAGTACCTGCGTCCCGTCCTCTTCCCCACGCGCCTGGTGGCCGGCTGCCGCGCCACCCGCATCGGCACGTCCTCCATCACCCTGGAGCACGCGGTAGCCGGAGAGGACGACGGCGTCCTCTACACCCGGGGCAGTTGCGTCATCGTCACCCTGCGCTACGCCACGCACGAGAAGGTCCCCGTGCCGCCGGAACTCCGCGCGGCGATTGAAGCGCTCGAAGGGCGCTCCTTCAGCTCGTGA
- a CDS encoding carbon starvation CstA family protein, translating into MGGIARKLGWVLLAAAGAVSLGTVALHRGERINAIWLVVASVSVYLIGYRFYGRFVARKALDVDPSRATPAHLRNDGLDYVPTDKWVLFGHHFAAIAGAGPLVGPVLAAQMGYLPGTLWILVGAVLAGAVQDFVILVFSVRRDGKSLGDMVRLELGPAAGVTAMIGVLMIMMIILAVLALVVVKALAHSPWGTFTVAMTMPIAVLMGLYLRYLRPGRVLEVSLAGFVLLMLSIWLGGHVAEHPTWGEAFTFDARALAWMLIGYGFCASVLPVWLLLAPRDYLSTFLKIGTVLLLAVGIILAAPELRMPAMTRFIDGSGPVFSGGLFPFLFITIACGAVSGWHSLISSGTTPKMLANEGDARMVGYGSMLMESFVAIMALIAASVLDPGVYFSMNSPPSVIGTTVEEAARTISQWGFVVTPEVLSQTAKDIGESTILSRAGGAPTLAVGMAQILHGLVAGEGMMAFWYHYAILFEALFILTTVDAGTRVGRFMIQELAGLVYAPLKRTESWTANMVATAICVAAWGYFLYQGVVDPLGGINTLWPLFGIANQMLAAIALTLATVILVKMKRQRYAWVPAVPAAWLVLCTLTAGWQKVFGDDVRISFLAHARAFSAAVAEGRVVAPAASVEEMERIIGNDYLDAALTGVFMVLVVATVLFGVRAARAAWRSPEPTAKESPAVPLSAEVR; encoded by the coding sequence ATGGGTGGAATCGCGCGGAAGCTGGGCTGGGTGCTCCTCGCCGCCGCGGGCGCGGTGAGCCTGGGCACGGTGGCCCTGCACCGGGGAGAGCGCATCAACGCCATCTGGCTGGTGGTGGCGTCCGTCTCCGTCTACCTCATCGGCTATCGCTTCTACGGCCGCTTCGTGGCGCGCAAGGCGTTGGACGTGGACCCCTCGCGCGCGACGCCGGCGCACCTGCGCAACGACGGCCTGGACTACGTACCCACGGACAAGTGGGTGCTGTTCGGCCACCACTTCGCCGCCATCGCCGGCGCGGGCCCGCTGGTGGGGCCGGTGCTGGCCGCGCAGATGGGCTACCTGCCCGGCACGCTGTGGATTCTGGTGGGCGCGGTGCTGGCGGGCGCGGTGCAGGACTTCGTCATCCTGGTCTTCTCCGTGCGCCGTGACGGCAAGTCCCTGGGCGACATGGTGCGCCTGGAGCTGGGGCCCGCCGCTGGTGTGACGGCGATGATTGGCGTGTTGATGATCATGATGATCATCCTCGCCGTGCTGGCGTTGGTGGTCGTCAAGGCGCTGGCGCACAGCCCCTGGGGCACCTTCACCGTCGCGATGACGATGCCCATCGCCGTGCTGATGGGGCTCTACCTGCGCTACCTCCGCCCTGGCCGCGTGCTGGAAGTCTCCCTCGCGGGCTTCGTGCTGCTGATGCTGTCTATCTGGCTGGGCGGCCACGTCGCCGAGCACCCCACCTGGGGCGAGGCCTTCACGTTCGACGCGCGCGCCCTGGCGTGGATGCTCATCGGCTACGGCTTCTGCGCGTCCGTGCTGCCGGTGTGGCTGCTGCTGGCGCCCCGCGACTACCTGTCCACCTTCCTGAAGATTGGCACCGTGCTGCTCCTGGCGGTGGGCATCATCCTGGCCGCGCCGGAGCTGCGGATGCCGGCGATGACGCGCTTCATCGACGGCTCGGGGCCCGTGTTCTCCGGCGGGCTGTTCCCCTTCCTGTTCATCACGATTGCTTGCGGCGCGGTGTCCGGGTGGCACTCGCTCATCTCCTCCGGCACCACGCCGAAGATGCTGGCCAACGAGGGGGACGCGCGGATGGTGGGCTACGGCTCCATGTTGATGGAGTCCTTCGTCGCAATCATGGCGCTCATCGCCGCGTCGGTGCTGGACCCGGGTGTGTACTTCTCCATGAACTCGCCGCCGTCGGTGATTGGCACCACCGTGGAGGAGGCCGCGCGCACCATCAGCCAGTGGGGCTTCGTCGTCACGCCGGAGGTGCTCAGCCAGACGGCCAAGGACATCGGTGAGTCCACCATCCTGTCCCGCGCGGGCGGCGCGCCGACGCTGGCGGTGGGCATGGCGCAGATTCTCCATGGCCTGGTGGCGGGCGAGGGGATGATGGCCTTCTGGTACCACTACGCCATCCTCTTCGAGGCGCTGTTCATCCTCACCACGGTGGACGCGGGCACGCGCGTGGGCCGCTTCATGATTCAGGAGCTGGCCGGCCTGGTGTACGCCCCGCTCAAGCGCACCGAGTCCTGGACGGCGAACATGGTTGCCACGGCCATCTGCGTGGCGGCGTGGGGGTACTTCCTCTACCAGGGCGTGGTGGACCCGCTGGGCGGCATCAACACGTTGTGGCCGCTGTTCGGCATCGCCAACCAGATGCTGGCCGCCATCGCGCTCACGCTGGCGACAGTCATCCTGGTGAAGATGAAGCGGCAGCGCTACGCCTGGGTGCCCGCGGTGCCCGCGGCGTGGCTGGTGCTCTGCACGCTGACGGCGGGGTGGCAGAAGGTGTTTGGCGACGACGTGCGCATCTCCTTCCTGGCCCATGCGCGGGCCTTCTCCGCGGCGGTGGCGGAGGGGCGGGTGGTGGCGCCCGCGGCGTCCGTGGAGGAGATGGAGCGCATCATCGGCAACGACTACCTGGATGCCGCCCTCACGGGCGTGTTCATGGTGCTGGTGGTGGCCACGGTGCTCTTCGGCGTGCGCGCCGCGCGGGCGGCCTGGCGGTCTCCGGAGCCCACCGCGAAGGAGTCACCCGCCGTGCCGCTGTCGGCGGAGGTCCGCTGA
- a CDS encoding lectin ESA-2, translating to MAAYLVQNQWGGSQAAWNPGGLWIIGARDKQNVVALDIKSDDGGKTLKGTMTYNGEGPIGFRGVLSEANNYKVENQWGGPSAPWQSGGVWVLGARDKQNIVAISIKSNDGGKTLTGTTTYNGEGPIGFRSEATDGDSYSVENQWGGSAAPWHPGGVWVLGTRGKQNVINVDAKSNDGGKTLTGTMTYNGENPIGFRGTLTSPDTYTVENQWGGNSAPWNPGGFWMIGARNGQNVVALNVASNDGGKTLAGTMIYNGENPIGFRARLG from the coding sequence AACCCCGGCGGGCTCTGGATCATCGGTGCCCGGGACAAGCAGAACGTGGTGGCCCTCGACATCAAGTCCGACGACGGCGGCAAGACGTTGAAGGGCACCATGACGTACAACGGCGAAGGCCCCATTGGCTTCCGCGGTGTCCTGTCCGAGGCCAACAACTACAAGGTGGAGAACCAGTGGGGTGGCCCCTCCGCGCCCTGGCAATCCGGCGGCGTGTGGGTGCTCGGCGCCCGGGACAAGCAGAACATCGTGGCCATCAGCATCAAGTCCAACGATGGCGGCAAGACGCTGACGGGCACCACGACCTACAACGGCGAGGGCCCCATCGGCTTCAGGAGCGAGGCGACTGACGGCGACAGCTACTCGGTGGAGAACCAGTGGGGCGGCAGCGCCGCGCCCTGGCATCCCGGCGGCGTCTGGGTCCTGGGCACCCGGGGCAAACAGAACGTCATCAACGTCGACGCGAAGTCCAACGACGGAGGCAAGACGCTGACGGGCACCATGACCTACAACGGCGAGAACCCCATCGGCTTCCGTGGCACGCTGACCTCGCCGGACACCTACACCGTGGAGAACCAATGGGGCGGCAACTCCGCGCCCTGGAACCCGGGTGGCTTCTGGATGATTGGTGCCCGCAATGGCCAGAACGTCGTCGCCCTCAACGTCGCGTCCAACGACGGCGGCAAGACGCTGGCCGGCACCATGATCTACAACGGCGAGAACCCCATCGGGTTCCGCGCCAGGCTCGGCTGA
- a CDS encoding PLP-dependent aminotransferase family protein: MGAVAHKAKLYEQVAERLVDAISAGTLQPGDRLPSVRQLSLRERVSISTVLQAYLHLESLGLIETRPQSGHYVRRRERPRLAEPQVSRPASSATAVTVSGLVASVYRSMGDARMVKLGAASPAPELLPVRRLYRELNALSRESRDRSILYDALPGCPELRQQLARRSMDWGCSLSADDFITTFGTSEAIHLCLLAVARPGDTIAIESPAYYGTLQSIEALGLRALEIPCCPRNGMQMEALEAALTRRRIAAVLAVPSFSNPVGSCMPDVRRQRLVNLLDAHDVPLIEDDIYGDLHFGAERPRSCKAFDTRGNVLLCSSFSKTLAPGFRVGYVAPGRFRERVELLKFSTSVTTATVPQYAIARFLQNGGYDRHLRSLRRRLAAQVERMAEAVAEFFPEGTRVTRPSGGALLWVELPRQVDSLVLSAKALEAGISIAPGPIFSARMDSYRHCFRLNCGHPWTPRIEAAMSTLGALARSLT, encoded by the coding sequence ATGGGCGCGGTGGCACACAAAGCAAAGCTCTACGAGCAGGTGGCCGAGCGGCTCGTGGATGCCATCTCCGCGGGCACCTTGCAGCCTGGAGACAGGCTGCCGTCCGTGCGGCAGCTCAGCCTGCGCGAGCGGGTGAGCATCTCCACGGTCCTCCAGGCCTACCTGCACCTGGAGTCCCTGGGGCTCATCGAGACGCGCCCCCAGTCCGGCCACTACGTGCGCCGCCGTGAGCGGCCCCGGCTGGCGGAGCCCCAGGTGTCCCGGCCCGCGTCCAGCGCCACCGCTGTCACCGTCAGCGGGCTCGTCGCGAGCGTCTACCGGTCCATGGGGGATGCGCGCATGGTCAAGCTGGGCGCCGCCTCGCCTGCGCCGGAGCTGCTACCCGTCCGCAGGCTGTACCGCGAGCTGAACGCGCTCAGCCGCGAATCGCGCGACCGGAGCATCCTGTACGACGCGCTGCCCGGGTGTCCGGAGCTGCGCCAGCAGCTCGCGCGCCGCTCCATGGACTGGGGCTGCTCGCTGTCCGCGGACGACTTCATCACCACCTTCGGCACGTCCGAGGCCATCCACCTGTGCCTGCTCGCGGTGGCCCGCCCGGGAGACACCATCGCCATCGAGTCCCCCGCGTACTACGGAACGCTGCAGTCCATCGAAGCGCTGGGTCTGCGCGCGCTGGAGATTCCCTGCTGCCCACGCAACGGCATGCAGATGGAGGCGCTGGAGGCGGCGCTGACGCGGCGGCGCATCGCCGCGGTGCTGGCGGTGCCCAGCTTCAGCAACCCGGTGGGCAGCTGCATGCCCGACGTGCGGCGCCAGCGGCTGGTGAACCTGCTGGATGCTCACGACGTGCCGCTCATCGAGGACGACATCTACGGCGACCTGCACTTCGGCGCCGAGCGTCCGCGTTCATGCAAGGCATTCGACACGCGCGGCAACGTGCTGCTGTGCAGCTCGTTCTCGAAGACGCTCGCGCCGGGCTTCCGCGTGGGCTACGTGGCGCCGGGCCGCTTCCGGGAGCGGGTGGAGCTGCTCAAGTTCTCCACCTCCGTGACGACCGCCACGGTGCCCCAGTATGCGATTGCGCGCTTCCTTCAGAATGGAGGCTATGACAGGCACCTGCGCTCCTTGCGCCGCCGGCTCGCCGCGCAGGTGGAGCGCATGGCCGAGGCCGTGGCGGAGTTCTTCCCCGAAGGCACGCGCGTGACGAGGCCCTCGGGCGGCGCGCTGCTTTGGGTGGAGCTGCCGCGGCAGGTGGACTCGCTGGTGTTGAGCGCGAAGGCCCTGGAGGCGGGCATCAGCATCGCCCCGGGGCCCATCTTCTCCGCGCGGATGGACTCATATCGCCACTGCTTCCGGCTGAACTGTGGCCACCCGTGGACGCCGCGCATCGAGGCGGCCATGTCCACGCTGGGGGCGCTGGCGCGCAGCCTGACCTGA
- a CDS encoding DUF2917 domain-containing protein — MWDWMRTVVSGLRFEAAPARNVGPVHLAQGALWSERTRSGHPLTLTCREGMLWLTCEGDAKDYVLHPGDTLRMERSGHVVVQALKPSRLCMMQRAPVHTPCTPPVRKHEAPVR, encoded by the coding sequence ATGTGGGACTGGATGAGGACGGTGGTGAGCGGGCTGCGGTTCGAAGCAGCGCCAGCGCGGAACGTGGGCCCGGTTCACCTGGCCCAGGGCGCCTTGTGGAGCGAGCGCACCCGGAGCGGACATCCCCTGACGCTGACGTGTCGCGAAGGCATGCTGTGGCTCACGTGTGAGGGCGATGCGAAAGACTACGTGCTGCACCCCGGCGACACGCTGCGCATGGAGCGCTCCGGGCACGTGGTGGTGCAGGCACTGAAGCCCTCGCGCCTCTGCATGATGCAGCGCGCTCCGGTCCATACGCCGTGCACGCCTCCCGTGAGGAAGCATGAGGCGCCTGTCCGATAG